One segment of Thunnus thynnus chromosome 19, fThuThy2.1, whole genome shotgun sequence DNA contains the following:
- the exosc2 gene encoding exosome complex component RRP4 — protein sequence MAADMRLPVIRKPVSLSIPAFNRRDLVVPGDVITSDTGFMRGHGTYVDEEKLTASVAGEVQRVDKLICVRPLKTRFNGEVGDVVVGRITEVQQKRWKVETNSRLDSVLLLSSVNLPGGELRRRSAEDELTMREYLQEGDLISAEVQSVFSDGALSLHTRSLKYGKLGQGVLVQLSPSLIKRQKTHFHNLPCGASIILGNNGFVWLYPTPGQQEEEAGGFYTSLEPVSLSDREVISRLRNCLLALAAHKFLLFDTSVLYCYESSLQHQVKDILKPEVMEEIVMLTQQKLLEQEG from the exons ATGGCGGCTGACATGAGATTACCTGTTATCCGAAAACCAGTATCGCTATCAATTCCTGCTTTTAACCGACGAGATCTGGTCGTCCCCGGCGATGTGATCACTTCAGACACTGGGTTCATGAG GGGTCACGGTACCTATGTTGATGAGGAGAAACTGACTGCTTCAGTTGCTGGAGAGGTGCAGAGAGTAGATAAATTAATCTGTGTCAGACCACTTAAGACCCG GTTCAACGGTGAGGTTGGCGACGTGGTGGTTGGCAGAATCACAGAG GTGCAACAGAAACGGTGGAAGGTGGAGACGAACTCCCGGCTGGACTCTGTCCTCTTGTTGTCTTCTGTCAATCTGCCTGGAGGAGAGCTG agGAGAAGATCGGCAGAAGATGAGCTCACCATGAGAGAATACCTTCAGGAGGGCGATCTCATCAGT GCTGAGGTGCAGTCTGTCTTCTCAGATGGAGCCTTATCACTTCACACCCGCAGTTTAAAGTATGGAAAA CTGGGTCAAGGAGTGCTGGTACAgctttctccctctctgatcaaaaggcagaaaacacatttccacaACCTGCCATGTGGTGCATCCATCATCCTCGGCAATAACGGCTTTGTGTGGCTGTATCCCACACCAGGACAGCAAGAAGAGGAGGCTGGGGGCTTCTACACCAGCCTTGAG CCCGTTAGTCTGTCAGATCGAGAGGTTATCTCACGATTGAGAAACTGCCTACTGGCTTTGGCTGCACACAAGTTCCTCTTGTTTGACACCAGTGTTCTCTATTGCTACGAATCTTCACTTCAGCACCAG GTCAAGGACATCTTGAAACCAGAAGTGATGGAGGAGATTGTGATGCTGACACAACAGAAGCTGTTGGAACAAGAAGGTTAA